TCATCCATCATCCCGATTACCGGATGAGTTTCGCCAACTCCACATACCGCAAATGCCGCCCAGTATGGGCCATCCTGAACGAAATGGGATACACCACAGGCGTAATGAACGTGCCGCTCACTTATCCCCCTGAACATGTGGACGGATTCATGATAACCGGCATGTTCACCCCCGAAACGGCCACGGATTTCACATGGCCCGTGGAATTGATGGGGGAGCTTCGCCACCGGTTCGGCAAATACCGGTTCGAGGCGGTGCAATCTGAAAACCTGGACAAGGTGATAAGCACCACCTACGAGTCCATAGACCAGAAAGACCGCGTTCTGGAGCATTTGCTGGAGAAGAGCGACCCTGATTTTGTATTCATGGTTTTCGTGGAGACCGACAGGATCCAGCACCAGTTCTGGAAATTCATAGACCCGTTGCGGCCGGATGTGGACGATGCGGGCCGGGCTAAATACGGCTCTGTTATAAGCGACGTTTACGCCAGGCTGGACCGGTCGCTGGGCAAGATAATGGCCCGGCTTACGCCGAAAGATTCGGTGGTGATAGTGTCCGACCACGGGTTCGGCCCGTTGCGCCGGGCCTTCTCGCTTGGCAACTGGTTAATTGATAACGGTTACACGGCCTATTCAGGAAACAGCGAGCAGACGAAACCTTCATTCGCCAGTTCGTTGATAGACGTGTTCAAACGGAAAGCTTTGGGCGTGGGGCCGGACAAGGACAAACAGATAAACCGGTTCTTCAACGGGGTGGACTGGGCCTGCACAAAAGCCTTCACCGAGGGAGCCGCCGGGGGGATATTCATCAATTCGAAAGACGCGTATCCCAACGGATTGGTCAACCCCGGCGACGAATATGAGAACCTTCGGGAGGAGATAATAGACGGGCTGATGAAACTTCAGGACCCGGCCACGGGGAAGCTGGTGGTGGAAGCCGTCCACCGGCGGGAGGATGTTTATAAACCCATGCCATCCACCCAGGGGATACCCGATTTGATAGTCACCTGCGCCGAGGGTTATCACACCATTTCGCCGTCCGAGGCCGCCTATTACAAGCTGGACATCGAGGGGATGTTCTTCACCCATCGCTGGTCCGGCAGGCACGCGGATTATGGCGTTTTCATGATGAAAGGGCCATCGGCGCGCCAGGGGGTAAAGCTTGAGCGGGCGCACGTGAACGACGTGACCCCAACGGTTATACATTTGATGGGCTCTCCGGTTAGCGGGGAGTTCGACGGCAGGCCGTTATACGAGGGGCTTACAGGCCCGGAAATCGGGACTGATGCGGCATATTCCCTGGCTAACGCGGGAGTGGTGAGGGATTTCTCCAGCGACGAAGCGCGGCAGATAGAAGAAAAGCTAAAAGAGCTGGGGTATTTGGATTGATGGCCGCAAGAGGTGACGCAGGGAGGTTAACGTGAGGGTATTGCTGATAAGGCCGCCATACACGAGGATTCGCGGGGCGGGCCAGGTTCCATATTTCCCGCTGGGCATAGGCTATGTGGGCGCCATGCTGGAGAAGAACGGTTTCGAGGTGGGCATATACAACGCGGACGTGCCCGCTGGCCGCAGTGAAATGGTGTTCCACGACGAACGGGACGTGTTCTCCCAGCGCTCGGCGGCCCACGCCAGATATAAAGCGGCGCTGAATAACGACGAGCATCCGGTGTGGAACGAAGTGCGGGAAACCCTGCGGACGTTCAAACCGGACGTGGTGGGGCTTTCCATCCTTTCGGTGGAGTATCCTTCAGCGCTGAAGATAAGCAAAATAGCCAAACAGATGAATCCCTCCATAAAAGTTGTATGGGGCGGGTTCCATCCCACCTTCATGCCCGAGGGGAGCTTGAAGAACCCCGAGGTGGACGTGGTGGTGGCCGGCGAAGGGGAGCAGACCGCCGTGGAGCTTATGAAAGCCCTGGACACGGGCGGGGATCTCACAAAAATCCTGGGGCTGTACTTAAAATCCAACGGTGGCGTGATTTTCACCGGGCCCCGGCCCATCATGGACGATCTGGACTCCATCCCGTACCCCGCGCGGCATTTGAGGCTTTACCCGGAGCGGTACGACCCGCGCAACATGGGCAACATAATAACCTCCCGCGGGTGCCCGTTCCGTTGCACATTTTGCGGGTGCAGGAACCTGTGGGAGAAGAAGTTCCGCCGCCGGTCGCCGGAAAATGTCATCGCCGAGCTGAAAGATCTGGTGGGGACATACCGCGCAAACCATATCTTTTTCATGGACGACACCTTCAGCCTGAAGAAAAACTACGGCATCGAAATGTGCCAGGCCATCATAGACTCTGGCCTCAACGTGGTGTGGACCACCGACACCCGGGTGGACAGGGTGGACGACGAGCTGATCGGTTACATGAAGAAGGCCGGATGCGTGTATCTGGACCTGGGGATAGAGACCGGTAGCGACCGGATGTCGAAGATAATCAAGAAAGACATCACCCGGGAGCAGGTTTTCAGCGCCGTGGACATAATCAACAAACACGACATGGCCACAGGCGCGTTCCTGATGGCAGGGTTTTTGGAAGAGACTATTGAGGATCTGGATGAGACCTTCTCGCTCATCAGGAAGCTGAAAGTCACCCATATCGCGCTGAACGTGTGGGATCCCATGCCCGGCAGTGAGCTTTACGACCAGTCGGTAACTATGGGTGTGGTGGCAAAAGACGCCGACTGGAACGATTTCCCCTTGTGGCCGGACACGCATTTCGCCGTGCAGATGAAACCAGACGAGTTCCTGGCCAAGTGCAACCAGATCGCCGAGCATGTGTACCAGCATAATAATTCGTTCATGGCCTATGTGCGCAAGATAAGGCCAAAAGTGATAGCCCTGGCCAAACGGGATCCGGTATATCTCATGTTCAGACTGTCGCTCTGGATCAGGGAGCGCTTTTTGCGCATGGTGGGTGGCTCCAGGGCAGAGCAGAGCTGACAGGCTCCCATGTCCAAAAAAGACATAGCCCTCTGGCTGTACTGGAAACCGTTCAGGAAAATCTTGCGGGCCTTGCCGCCAGGTTCCATATACCCTGTGGCCCGGATTGGCGCCCATGCGCTTTGCGCGATGGCCAAGGGGAAAAGAAGGGCCATAGAAGCGGTTTTTAACGAACTGGATGGCCGGTTCGGACCGGAAGCGGTGGCGGAGGCGTTCCGGTCGCTTATGTATAACGAGCTTGAGACGCTGTTGTTCCCGGACCTTCGTCCGGGGAACATTGACAGTTACGTTGTGTGTGACGACTTCGCCCGGCTGGGCGCGGCGCTGGCCCATGGCAAAGGGGTGATGCTGTTGTTCGCCCATTTCGGGGCCAACCAGATGGTGATGCCAGCCGTGGGGCACAAGGGTTACCGGATGTGCCAGCTTAGCGCGCCATCAACGGTGTGGGAAAACGTGCTTCCCGGCAGAAAGTTCTCCAACATGGAGAAAGAGGCCATGCGCCTGCGGTGGGAGTGTGAGCTTTCGTTGCCGGTGACGCATATAAACATTTTCGGGTCGCTGAAAAAGGCGTTCCAATGCCTTCGTGGCAACGAAATATTGGGCATAGCCATAGACGGAGGCGGGGGCAAGAACCGGGTGGCGGTGGAGTTTTTCGGGAAAACGGCCTATTTCTCCACGGGGGCTATGGACCTGGCATTGCGTTCCGGTTGCGTGGTTCTGCCAACGTTCATGACGCGCACGGAGAGCGGAGCCAGTAAAATGATATTTGAAGACCCAATGACCCTCGTTTCTGGTATGGAGCATGAGGAGGCGTTGAAAATAAACACCCAGGCGTTCGTGAAAAGGCTGGAGGATTATGTCCGCCGGTTTCCCGGGTTGTA
This DNA window, taken from Nitrospinota bacterium, encodes the following:
- a CDS encoding alkaline phosphatase family protein, which gives rise to MSVENKEGRGRVYVVGLDGATFDIINPMVARGLLPNLAAIMKEGVHAPLRSTVPAFSPVAWTSIMTGVNPGRHGIADAFIHHPDYRMSFANSTYRKCRPVWAILNEMGYTTGVMNVPLTYPPEHVDGFMITGMFTPETATDFTWPVELMGELRHRFGKYRFEAVQSENLDKVISTTYESIDQKDRVLEHLLEKSDPDFVFMVFVETDRIQHQFWKFIDPLRPDVDDAGRAKYGSVISDVYARLDRSLGKIMARLTPKDSVVIVSDHGFGPLRRAFSLGNWLIDNGYTAYSGNSEQTKPSFASSLIDVFKRKALGVGPDKDKQINRFFNGVDWACTKAFTEGAAGGIFINSKDAYPNGLVNPGDEYENLREEIIDGLMKLQDPATGKLVVEAVHRREDVYKPMPSTQGIPDLIVTCAEGYHTISPSEAAYYKLDIEGMFFTHRWSGRHADYGVFMMKGPSARQGVKLERAHVNDVTPTVIHLMGSPVSGEFDGRPLYEGLTGPEIGTDAAYSLANAGVVRDFSSDEARQIEEKLKELGYLD
- a CDS encoding B12-binding domain-containing radical SAM protein: MRVLLIRPPYTRIRGAGQVPYFPLGIGYVGAMLEKNGFEVGIYNADVPAGRSEMVFHDERDVFSQRSAAHARYKAALNNDEHPVWNEVRETLRTFKPDVVGLSILSVEYPSALKISKIAKQMNPSIKVVWGGFHPTFMPEGSLKNPEVDVVVAGEGEQTAVELMKALDTGGDLTKILGLYLKSNGGVIFTGPRPIMDDLDSIPYPARHLRLYPERYDPRNMGNIITSRGCPFRCTFCGCRNLWEKKFRRRSPENVIAELKDLVGTYRANHIFFMDDTFSLKKNYGIEMCQAIIDSGLNVVWTTDTRVDRVDDELIGYMKKAGCVYLDLGIETGSDRMSKIIKKDITREQVFSAVDIINKHDMATGAFLMAGFLEETIEDLDETFSLIRKLKVTHIALNVWDPMPGSELYDQSVTMGVVAKDADWNDFPLWPDTHFAVQMKPDEFLAKCNQIAEHVYQHNNSFMAYVRKIRPKVIALAKRDPVYLMFRLSLWIRERFLRMVGGSRAEQS
- a CDS encoding lysophospholipid acyltransferase family protein → MSKKDIALWLYWKPFRKILRALPPGSIYPVARIGAHALCAMAKGKRRAIEAVFNELDGRFGPEAVAEAFRSLMYNELETLLFPDLRPGNIDSYVVCDDFARLGAALAHGKGVMLLFAHFGANQMVMPAVGHKGYRMCQLSAPSTVWENVLPGRKFSNMEKEAMRLRWECELSLPVTHINIFGSLKKAFQCLRGNEILGIAIDGGGGKNRVAVEFFGKTAYFSTGAMDLALRSGCVVLPTFMTRTESGASKMIFEDPMTLVSGMEHEEALKINTQAFVKRLEDYVRRFPGLYGNFLALRKFMETQGELPFIESRQNAQDRPSQGAGALAEGV